A window from Shimia isoporae encodes these proteins:
- the cobU gene encoding bifunctional adenosylcobinamide kinase/adenosylcobinamide-phosphate guanylyltransferase: MLQKLSLILGGASSGKSAFAESLVVATKAPRVYLATSQAFDDEMRAKIAAHLDQRGPDWRTIESPLDTAHALSQVAESEVVLLDCATMWLSNHLLAESDIAAEQERLLTALSNCNGRIVVVTNEVGLDVVPDNKLARQFRDAQGKLNQAIAAQADLAVLVVAGLPMLLKGELP, from the coding sequence ATGCTGCAAAAACTGAGTCTGATCCTCGGCGGAGCTTCCTCCGGTAAGTCGGCGTTTGCCGAGTCGTTGGTCGTCGCTACAAAGGCGCCGCGCGTCTATCTTGCGACATCACAGGCGTTTGACGACGAGATGCGTGCAAAGATTGCTGCACACCTTGATCAAAGAGGTCCTGACTGGCGCACGATCGAAAGCCCGCTCGACACCGCGCATGCGCTCTCTCAAGTCGCTGAATCCGAAGTGGTTCTGCTGGATTGCGCCACGATGTGGCTGTCCAACCACCTATTGGCAGAAAGCGATATTGCCGCAGAGCAAGAAAGGCTGCTGACAGCACTTTCAAACTGCAATGGCAGGATCGTTGTGGTCACAAACGAAGTAGGCCTTGACGTTGTGCCAGACAACAAACTCGCGAGGCAGTTCAGAGACGCCCAAGGCAAACTCAATCAAGCCATTGCCGCCCAGGCAGATTTGGCAGTTCTGGTTGTTGCCGGCCTACCGATGCTTTTGAAGGGAGAACTGCCGTGA
- a CDS encoding ChaN family lipoprotein has translation MKTFFTVTATALMIVPNFSIAKEISAKELTDLPSAQVVFLGEVHDNPHHHDNQAVALAALRPAAVVFEMLTPDAAQKVTPELMNDESGLREALDWDNSGWPDFAMYFPVFSASAGAAIFGAQVPRSSARDAVMGGDVASAFGDRAGEFGLLDALPSEQQTEREAKQMAAHCDALPAEMLPGMVLAQRLRDATLARAAVEALEATGGPVAVVTGNGHARTDWGASALIGKNVSVLSIGQFEAAPDASVPYDFWLVTEAAEREDPCAAFR, from the coding sequence ATGAAAACGTTTTTTACAGTGACGGCCACCGCTTTGATGATCGTGCCAAACTTCTCAATCGCCAAAGAGATTTCGGCCAAGGAATTGACGGATCTGCCCTCGGCTCAGGTGGTGTTTCTGGGGGAGGTACATGACAACCCGCATCATCATGACAATCAGGCGGTGGCTCTTGCGGCTCTAAGACCGGCCGCGGTTGTCTTTGAAATGTTGACGCCAGACGCGGCACAGAAAGTGACACCGGAGCTGATGAACGACGAGTCCGGTCTTAGGGAGGCGTTGGATTGGGATAATAGTGGTTGGCCGGACTTTGCAATGTACTTCCCTGTGTTTTCTGCAAGCGCAGGAGCTGCGATTTTCGGAGCGCAAGTCCCCAGATCGTCGGCACGCGACGCTGTGATGGGGGGCGATGTGGCTTCGGCATTTGGTGACCGGGCAGGCGAGTTCGGCCTGTTGGACGCCTTGCCTTCGGAGCAGCAAACGGAGCGTGAAGCCAAGCAAATGGCGGCGCATTGTGACGCGCTTCCGGCTGAAATGCTGCCGGGTATGGTTTTGGCTCAACGCCTGCGAGATGCTACGTTGGCTCGTGCGGCTGTTGAGGCCCTGGAAGCGACCGGTGGGCCGGTGGCCGTCGTCACCGGAAACGGCCACGCCCGCACAGATTGGGGTGCGTCGGCCCTCATCGGGAAAAACGTCTCAGTCCTGTCGATTGGTCAGTTTGAGGCCGCGCCTGACGCCAGCGTGCCGTACGATTTTTGGTTGGTCACAGAAGCTGCGGAAAGGGAAGATCCTTGTGCCGCGTTCAGATAG
- the coaBC gene encoding bifunctional phosphopantothenoylcysteine decarboxylase/phosphopantothenate--cysteine ligase CoaBC has protein sequence MLTDKRILLIIAGGIAAYKSLDLIRRLRERGAWVTPVLTRAAEEFVTPLSVSSLAGEKVYRDLFDLTDEAEMGHIQLSRSADLIVVAPATADLLAKMANGMANDLASTLLLATDTPVLTAPAMNVRMWEHPATQRNLETLQNDGVGFVGPNEGDMACGEYGPGRMSEPLEIVAAIEGAMKVGPLSGRRVLVTSGPTHEPIDPVRYIANRSSGAQGTAIAEAMVAQGAEVVFVTGPAEAGRPHGVHLVEVETAQEMMQAVQGALPVDAAIFSAAVADWRVASASDSKIKKTKQGLPTLEFAENPDILATVSQMAMGRPKLVVGFAAETDDVIDNATSKRERKGCDWIVANDVSPETGIMGGTENAVTLISDSGAEAWPRMGKRDVARLLAERVAKAL, from the coding sequence ATGCTGACGGATAAGCGCATTCTCCTGATCATTGCGGGTGGTATTGCCGCCTATAAATCGCTCGATCTGATTAGGCGGCTGCGAGAGCGCGGCGCTTGGGTAACACCCGTATTGACGCGTGCAGCCGAGGAGTTCGTGACGCCTTTGTCGGTGTCTTCGCTTGCGGGCGAGAAAGTGTACCGAGACCTGTTCGACCTTACGGATGAGGCGGAGATGGGGCATATTCAGCTTTCCCGCTCGGCTGACCTGATCGTTGTCGCTCCGGCGACGGCGGATTTGCTGGCGAAGATGGCCAACGGTATGGCCAATGATCTGGCGTCGACGCTGCTTTTGGCAACGGATACGCCAGTTTTGACGGCGCCCGCAATGAACGTGCGCATGTGGGAGCATCCTGCAACACAACGAAATCTGGAGACACTGCAAAACGATGGTGTGGGGTTCGTCGGACCCAACGAAGGCGATATGGCCTGTGGTGAATACGGGCCGGGCCGGATGTCTGAACCGCTTGAAATTGTTGCGGCAATTGAAGGTGCAATGAAAGTTGGCCCTCTGTCTGGTCGACGTGTTCTGGTAACTTCCGGCCCCACTCACGAGCCTATAGATCCGGTCCGGTATATCGCCAACCGGTCCTCAGGTGCGCAAGGAACAGCGATTGCCGAAGCAATGGTCGCGCAAGGCGCCGAGGTTGTTTTTGTGACTGGTCCGGCGGAGGCGGGACGTCCGCACGGAGTGCATTTGGTTGAGGTCGAAACGGCTCAGGAAATGATGCAGGCGGTGCAGGGCGCTTTGCCGGTGGATGCAGCAATCTTCAGTGCAGCGGTGGCAGATTGGCGGGTTGCCAGCGCGTCTGACAGTAAGATCAAAAAAACCAAGCAAGGCTTGCCCACTCTGGAATTTGCGGAAAATCCGGACATTCTGGCAACGGTCAGTCAGATGGCTATGGGGCGCCCCAAACTGGTGGTGGGGTTTGCTGCCGAAACGGACGATGTGATCGACAACGCTACATCTAAACGCGAGCGCAAGGGATGCGACTGGATCGTTGCGAACGACGTGAGCCCCGAAACTGGAATTATGGGGGGCACGGAGAACGCAGTGACGTTGATTTCGGACAGTGGAGCGGAAGCCTGGCCGCGCATGGGCAAGAGAGACGTTGCGCGATTGTTGGCGGAACGCGTTGCGAAGGCGTTGTGA
- the dut gene encoding dUTP diphosphatase: protein MTKVLIKLRWLEGADQSVPMPSYETEGAAGADVRANFPQTGRAGITLAPGARALVPTGLSLEIPQGYEVQMRPRSGLALKNGITLPNSPGTIDSDYRGPLGVIVLNAGQETFEIAHGMRIAQMIVAPVLSAKFELHQELSESERGAGGFGSTGVT, encoded by the coding sequence ATGACAAAAGTGCTTATCAAGCTTCGCTGGTTAGAAGGCGCTGACCAGTCTGTACCGATGCCGTCCTATGAAACGGAAGGGGCGGCGGGTGCTGATGTGAGGGCCAATTTTCCTCAGACGGGCCGTGCAGGAATAACATTGGCACCTGGTGCCCGTGCTTTGGTGCCAACTGGTTTGTCGTTGGAAATTCCACAGGGCTATGAGGTGCAGATGCGGCCACGATCGGGGCTGGCTCTTAAAAATGGCATCACGTTGCCCAATAGCCCTGGTACCATCGACAGCGACTATCGGGGGCCGCTCGGCGTGATTGTGCTGAACGCCGGCCAAGAGACTTTTGAGATCGCGCACGGAATGCGGATTGCGCAGATGATCGTCGCGCCAGTATTGAGCGCGAAATTTGAATTGCACCAAGAGCTTAGCGAGAGCGAACGCGGCGCTGGCGGCTTTGGATCAACTGGAGTGACCTGA
- a CDS encoding HesA/MoeB/ThiF family protein, whose amino-acid sequence MLLVFAMAAAIWGVGLLTGAPKRVRWTMIGLLYLAVLIAHLVLPDGNSLRMATGETAALWAILGGGVALVFGYRAVLLRLKAHADAQAEIPPEETPAGPFSETELNRYARHIVLREMGGLGQKKLKDAKVLVIGAGGLGSPALLYLAAAGVGTIGVVDDDVVDNSNLQRQVIHPDRMIGEPKVFSAAEAMTAQNPFVSVKPYHRRLSEDDAESLIGEYDLVLDGTDNFDTRYLVNRTCVKLGKPLISGALSQWEGQLSVFDPANNAPCYQCIFDSAPAPELAPSCAEAGVVGPLPGVIGTMMAVEAIKLITGAGSAMRGEMMIYDALWGETRKIMLKRRPDCPTCGAHDAKSA is encoded by the coding sequence ATGCTTTTGGTGTTTGCGATGGCCGCGGCTATCTGGGGCGTAGGGCTCCTGACTGGCGCTCCGAAGCGGGTCCGCTGGACGATGATCGGGCTGTTGTACCTTGCGGTTCTGATCGCGCATCTGGTGTTGCCGGATGGCAATTCCCTTAGAATGGCAACGGGGGAAACCGCGGCACTATGGGCCATACTTGGTGGCGGTGTCGCTTTGGTTTTTGGCTATCGAGCGGTCCTGCTGCGCCTGAAAGCGCATGCTGATGCGCAAGCGGAAATCCCCCCTGAAGAGACACCAGCCGGGCCCTTTTCGGAAACAGAGTTGAACCGGTATGCGCGTCACATCGTGCTGCGGGAAATGGGCGGGCTTGGTCAAAAAAAGCTCAAGGATGCCAAAGTATTGGTGATCGGGGCCGGAGGGCTTGGATCTCCGGCGTTGCTGTATCTTGCGGCTGCGGGCGTGGGGACAATTGGAGTGGTGGACGACGACGTGGTCGACAATTCCAATTTGCAAAGACAGGTGATCCATCCGGATCGGATGATCGGAGAGCCCAAGGTGTTCTCGGCAGCTGAGGCCATGACAGCGCAAAATCCGTTTGTGTCGGTGAAGCCGTACCATCGCCGTTTGTCTGAAGACGATGCAGAATCGTTGATCGGCGAGTACGATCTCGTGTTGGACGGTACAGACAATTTCGATACGCGATACCTGGTCAACCGAACCTGTGTGAAGCTCGGCAAGCCTTTGATTTCAGGCGCGCTTTCTCAGTGGGAGGGGCAATTGAGCGTTTTTGACCCAGCCAACAATGCGCCATGCTATCAATGTATTTTCGACAGCGCTCCGGCACCTGAGCTTGCGCCCAGCTGTGCAGAAGCCGGCGTGGTAGGCCCGCTGCCGGGAGTCATCGGGACTATGATGGCGGTTGAGGCGATCAAACTGATCACAGGTGCCGGATCGGCAATGCGGGGCGAGATGATGATCTATGACGCGCTGTGGGGAGAGACCCGAAAGATCATGTTGAAACGGCGACCGGATTGCCCAACATGCGGTGCCCATGACGCGAAATCTGCATAA
- a CDS encoding M3 family metallopeptidase, with amino-acid sequence MTNPLLSDWSTPFEIAPFDKISDADFEPAFVEALAAHKSEIAAIADNPETPTFGNTIEAMEMAGEALDKVLSVFFSVAGADSNPAREALQREFSPKLAAHSAEISSNKALFSRIAAVWENRATLDLNDEQLRVLMLTHRGFVRGGAALEGADDERMKEIKSRLAVLGTEFTQNLLADERDWFMELSEEDLEGLPAFVVDAARAAGEEKGKRGPVVTLSRSLIVPFLQFSPRRDLREKAFAAWAARGANGGETDNRGIAAETLALREERAKLLGYNCFADFKLETEMAKTPEAVRELLMAVWAPAKARAETDGAVLTEMMHADGINGDLEPWDWRYYAEKRRKAEHDLDEAALKPYLQLERMIEASFACATKLFGLEFKELDVPLYHEDCRAWEVTRDGEHVAVFIGDYFARGGKRSGAWCSAMRGQAKFPKVQGPVVINVCNFAKGDPALLSYDDARTLFHEFGHALHQMLSNVTYESVSGTSVARDFVELPSQLYEHWLEVPEVLAEFATHAETGAAMPDEMLKKVLGAANFDQGFATVEYVASALVDLAFHDGDAPADPMAKQADVLADLGMPRAITMRHATPQFAHVFAGDGYSSGYYSYMWSEVMDADAFEAFEEAGSPFDAKTAKALETHILSTGGTVEADDLYKRFRGRLPGVEALLKGRGLAA; translated from the coding sequence ATGACGAACCCGCTTTTGAGCGACTGGAGTACCCCGTTCGAGATTGCCCCATTTGACAAGATCAGCGACGCGGATTTTGAGCCCGCCTTCGTGGAGGCTTTGGCTGCTCACAAATCAGAGATCGCGGCGATTGCAGACAATCCGGAAACGCCAACATTTGGCAACACGATCGAGGCGATGGAAATGGCTGGCGAGGCGCTGGATAAGGTTTTGTCAGTGTTCTTTTCTGTGGCAGGTGCAGACAGCAATCCCGCGAGAGAAGCGCTGCAGCGTGAGTTTTCACCGAAGCTGGCCGCACATAGCGCAGAGATTTCTTCCAACAAGGCGTTGTTCTCGCGGATTGCAGCCGTTTGGGAAAATCGGGCCACCCTTGATCTGAACGACGAGCAGCTCAGGGTGCTCATGCTGACACACCGTGGCTTCGTGCGCGGCGGCGCAGCACTTGAAGGCGCGGATGACGAGCGCATGAAAGAGATCAAGTCGCGGCTTGCTGTGTTGGGGACAGAGTTTACCCAAAATCTGCTGGCCGATGAGCGCGATTGGTTCATGGAACTGAGCGAAGAGGATCTTGAAGGTCTGCCTGCCTTTGTGGTGGATGCAGCGCGTGCTGCTGGTGAGGAAAAGGGCAAAAGAGGTCCGGTGGTGACATTGTCGCGTTCGCTGATCGTGCCTTTCCTGCAGTTTTCTCCGCGTCGGGACCTGCGGGAGAAGGCATTTGCGGCCTGGGCGGCGCGCGGCGCAAACGGAGGCGAAACAGATAATCGTGGTATCGCCGCAGAAACGTTGGCGTTGCGCGAAGAGCGGGCGAAGCTTTTGGGATACAATTGCTTTGCGGATTTCAAGCTTGAGACCGAAATGGCGAAAACGCCTGAGGCTGTTCGCGAACTTTTGATGGCGGTGTGGGCGCCGGCGAAGGCGCGGGCCGAAACGGATGGCGCTGTGTTGACCGAGATGATGCATGCGGATGGGATCAACGGTGATCTCGAGCCGTGGGACTGGCGATATTATGCGGAGAAGCGGCGCAAGGCGGAACATGATCTGGATGAGGCGGCGCTGAAACCTTACCTGCAGCTTGAACGCATGATTGAGGCGTCTTTTGCCTGCGCCACGAAACTCTTTGGTCTGGAATTCAAGGAATTGGACGTGCCGCTGTATCACGAAGACTGTCGCGCGTGGGAGGTGACACGTGATGGCGAACACGTGGCGGTTTTCATCGGTGACTATTTTGCCCGCGGTGGCAAGCGCTCCGGCGCGTGGTGCTCCGCGATGCGTGGTCAGGCGAAATTCCCGAAAGTACAGGGCCCCGTGGTGATCAATGTCTGCAATTTCGCAAAGGGCGATCCGGCGCTTTTGAGCTATGACGATGCGCGGACGTTGTTTCACGAATTTGGACATGCGTTGCATCAGATGTTGAGCAATGTGACCTATGAGAGTGTGTCCGGAACGTCTGTGGCGCGCGATTTTGTTGAACTGCCGAGTCAGCTTTATGAACACTGGCTGGAGGTGCCCGAAGTCCTTGCAGAGTTCGCAACGCACGCAGAGACCGGCGCGGCGATGCCGGACGAGATGCTGAAAAAAGTACTGGGAGCGGCAAACTTTGACCAAGGATTTGCTACGGTCGAGTATGTTGCGTCGGCTCTGGTGGATTTGGCGTTCCACGACGGTGATGCGCCGGCGGATCCAATGGCGAAACAGGCCGACGTACTGGCCGACTTGGGAATGCCGCGCGCGATCACCATGCGCCATGCGACGCCACAGTTCGCGCACGTCTTTGCAGGTGATGGCTATAGCTCCGGTTACTACAGCTACATGTGGTCGGAAGTGATGGATGCGGATGCATTTGAGGCCTTTGAAGAAGCAGGCAGCCCGTTTGACGCAAAAACGGCCAAGGCGCTTGAAACACACATCCTGTCGACCGGTGGTACAGTCGAGGCAGATGATCTTTACAAGCGTTTCCGCGGGCGGTTGCCGGGGGTTGAGGCATTGCTCAAAGGACGCGGATTGGCGGCGTAG
- a CDS encoding inner membrane-spanning protein YciB produces the protein MSENTPEQPDQKAINPWLKTGLEFGPIILFFIGYMRMKDMTFTIAGTEYQGFIIVTALFVPLLIATTGILWKLTGHLSKMQIVTLVLVIIFGGLTVWLNDPKFIKMKPTILYAMFGGVLAVGLARGQSYLRHVMEGMMPLQDEGWMILTKRLMLFFFGLAVANELVWRLMSEQAWVNFKTFGLTAAVFAFFMTQGKLFSEYGIEEEDESA, from the coding sequence ATGTCTGAAAATACGCCCGAACAGCCTGATCAGAAGGCCATCAATCCATGGCTTAAAACCGGCCTCGAATTCGGTCCGATCATCCTGTTTTTCATCGGCTACATGCGCATGAAGGACATGACCTTTACCATCGCAGGAACCGAGTATCAGGGGTTCATCATCGTAACGGCCTTGTTTGTGCCTTTGCTGATCGCCACCACAGGCATCCTTTGGAAGCTCACCGGGCACCTGTCAAAAATGCAAATTGTAACGCTGGTTCTTGTGATCATCTTTGGTGGGCTTACGGTCTGGCTCAATGATCCGAAGTTTATCAAGATGAAGCCGACCATCCTTTACGCAATGTTCGGTGGCGTGCTGGCGGTGGGCCTCGCACGCGGCCAGTCCTACCTACGTCACGTGATGGAAGGCATGATGCCCCTTCAAGACGAAGGCTGGATGATCCTGACCAAGCGCCTGATGCTGTTTTTCTTTGGCCTTGCGGTCGCCAATGAGCTGGTTTGGCGCTTGATGAGTGAGCAAGCCTGGGTCAACTTCAAAACGTTCGGGCTGACCGCTGCTGTTTTCGCCTTCTTTATGACCCAAGGAAAACTGTTCTCCGAATACGGTATCGAAGAAGAGGACGAGAGCGCCTAA
- a CDS encoding EamA family transporter: protein MSDWLISLEGTPAGHQMALILALAAAFLHAVFGALQKGRHDPWLTRGAIDFSYAAMAAPFAFFVVPWPEPHMWPIFAGAFVIHLGYKFLQSWAYTKGAFTVVYPVVRGTGPFFTVIGAYLIFGETFTGAQWLGVLVLMSGILGLAVYNMIFMTEGRDTLVSAMVIALFTGFFVALYTTYDAYGIRATADPFTFLAWFFFIDGLVFPVLAFLRWRSMADAPAPGPLMLRGFFGGLVAFASFGSVMMATRLDKVGEAAVLRETSPIFAALIGWLVLKETVGPRRIALMALIAAGAVIVEIGG from the coding sequence ATGAGCGACTGGCTGATCTCGCTGGAAGGCACTCCAGCTGGCCACCAGATGGCCCTGATACTCGCCCTCGCCGCCGCTTTTCTCCACGCTGTCTTTGGTGCGCTACAAAAGGGGCGCCATGATCCCTGGCTAACCCGGGGCGCAATAGACTTTTCCTATGCTGCCATGGCGGCACCGTTCGCTTTTTTCGTTGTGCCCTGGCCAGAACCGCATATGTGGCCGATCTTTGCAGGCGCGTTCGTCATCCACCTCGGTTACAAGTTTCTGCAAAGTTGGGCCTACACCAAAGGCGCCTTCACGGTCGTGTATCCTGTGGTACGCGGCACTGGCCCTTTCTTCACGGTAATCGGTGCCTATCTCATTTTCGGGGAGACATTCACCGGCGCGCAATGGCTCGGTGTACTGGTTTTGATGTCGGGCATCCTCGGCCTCGCGGTCTACAATATGATTTTCATGACCGAAGGTCGCGACACGCTGGTCTCAGCCATGGTCATTGCGTTGTTCACCGGCTTCTTTGTCGCGCTCTACACAACCTATGACGCCTATGGCATCCGCGCGACGGCAGATCCGTTCACCTTCCTTGCGTGGTTTTTCTTTATCGACGGACTGGTCTTCCCCGTCTTGGCGTTCCTGCGCTGGCGCTCCATGGCCGACGCGCCCGCCCCCGGCCCACTGATGCTGCGCGGATTTTTCGGCGGGCTCGTGGCCTTTGCGAGCTTTGGCTCTGTCATGATGGCCACCCGGCTCGACAAAGTCGGAGAAGCCGCCGTTCTTCGGGAAACGTCTCCGATTTTTGCAGCCCTGATCGGCTGGCTTGTGCTCAAGGAAACCGTCGGGCCCCGCCGCATCGCCCTTATGGCATTGATTGCAGCCGGAGCTGTGATAGTTGAGATCGGAGGATAA
- the ftsY gene encoding signal recognition particle-docking protein FtsY: protein MAFFSKLKDRLFKSSSKLEEGLDAIVEDGGQEETVEAPAPLPEPQPAPDAEPQSTPTAEPAAAEEPPKPQPAEKLATEEPVVAPEPTPTPQPKPAPAPTAPAAPKPGLLARLTGRTTAPTEVKRELDDDMLEQLEELLIASDMGVDTALRVTANIAEGRMGRRVSSREIKEMLAAEVARIMDTVARPMPLYPSKPQVVLVVGVNGSGKTTTIGKLASQFRAAGKSVVIAAGDTFRAAAVEQLQVWGERAGVPVLTAPEGSDPASLAFDAMTKAEADGADLLMIDTAGRLQNRQDLMEELAKIVRVIRKKDPDAPHNTLLVLDATTGQNAISQVETFQKLADVSGLVMTKLDGTAKGGILVSLADKFGLPIHAIGVGEQIDDLQPFDPEEFAAALTGLETS, encoded by the coding sequence ATGGCGTTTTTCTCAAAGCTCAAAGACCGGCTCTTTAAATCTTCCTCCAAGCTCGAGGAAGGGCTTGATGCCATTGTTGAGGATGGCGGTCAGGAAGAAACTGTTGAAGCCCCTGCGCCGCTACCGGAGCCACAACCAGCGCCTGATGCAGAGCCGCAATCAACGCCAACAGCGGAACCCGCCGCGGCCGAAGAGCCACCAAAGCCACAGCCTGCCGAAAAGCTTGCTACAGAGGAACCTGTGGTCGCACCGGAACCTACTCCTACACCGCAACCGAAACCGGCACCCGCGCCAACAGCACCCGCTGCTCCGAAACCGGGCCTACTTGCTCGTCTCACGGGTCGCACCACCGCGCCAACAGAAGTCAAACGCGAGCTTGACGACGACATGCTGGAGCAACTCGAAGAATTGCTCATTGCTTCGGATATGGGCGTCGACACTGCTCTGCGCGTGACAGCCAACATCGCAGAAGGCCGTATGGGGCGTCGTGTATCTTCTCGCGAAATCAAAGAGATGCTGGCGGCTGAAGTGGCCCGCATCATGGATACGGTCGCACGCCCGATGCCGCTCTACCCTTCCAAACCGCAAGTGGTTCTGGTGGTCGGCGTGAACGGCTCAGGCAAAACCACGACAATCGGCAAACTTGCCAGCCAGTTCCGTGCTGCTGGCAAATCCGTGGTGATCGCTGCCGGCGATACCTTCCGCGCCGCGGCAGTCGAACAGCTGCAGGTCTGGGGAGAACGCGCCGGAGTGCCGGTCCTGACAGCACCCGAAGGTTCCGATCCGGCTTCTTTGGCATTTGACGCAATGACCAAGGCCGAAGCCGATGGCGCAGACCTTCTTATGATCGATACAGCAGGGCGTTTGCAGAACCGTCAGGACCTGATGGAAGAACTCGCCAAAATTGTGCGCGTGATCCGCAAAAAGGACCCGGACGCGCCGCACAACACTTTGTTGGTATTGGACGCCACCACCGGCCAGAACGCGATTTCCCAGGTCGAAACTTTCCAGAAGCTCGCGGATGTCTCTGGTCTTGTGATGACCAAACTCGACGGCACAGCCAAGGGCGGGATCCTTGTCAGCCTCGCAGACAAATTCGGCCTGCCAATCCACGCCATAGGCGTCGGCGAACAGATCGACGACTTGCAGCCGTTCGATCCCGAAGAGTTTGCCGCCGCACTGACGGGTCTGGAGACAAGCTAA
- a CDS encoding lysoplasmalogenase family protein — protein MKTLVKAVPMPAFAAASWISFGHPAVTIALLLSAVGDIALSRDGDRPFLIGLIAFAAAHIAFIFHFWTLGAGPLEAPLPLILAVIVFALSSELWLIPFTGGMRWPVRVYVVLIALMGLTALGLPALPLAIAGAFAFLASDTILSLQLFRMPAHSSWQRPASIALWSLYAGGQFLILAGSGWNTPLF, from the coding sequence ATGAAAACACTGGTAAAAGCGGTCCCGATGCCTGCTTTCGCCGCCGCTTCATGGATCAGCTTCGGTCATCCGGCGGTCACGATCGCCTTGTTGCTTTCTGCCGTCGGAGACATTGCACTTTCTCGCGATGGGGATCGCCCCTTTCTGATCGGGTTGATCGCTTTCGCTGCCGCGCATATCGCTTTCATCTTTCATTTCTGGACGCTCGGGGCGGGTCCGCTGGAAGCTCCCCTCCCGCTGATCCTCGCCGTGATTGTCTTTGCACTGTCCTCAGAACTTTGGCTCATCCCTTTCACTGGCGGTATGCGATGGCCTGTACGTGTTTATGTAGTGCTTATCGCGTTAATGGGCCTCACGGCGCTTGGTCTACCAGCACTACCGCTTGCCATCGCAGGCGCATTTGCCTTTTTGGCCTCCGACACAATCCTGTCGTTGCAACTTTTCCGGATGCCCGCGCACTCCTCTTGGCAACGCCCTGCCTCAATTGCGCTCTGGTCGCTCTATGCGGGCGGTCAGTTCCTTATCCTCGCAGGCAGCGGCTGGAACACGCCACTCTTTTAA
- a CDS encoding NAD-dependent epimerase/dehydratase family protein: MRVLFTGGAGKAGRHAVQYLVEQGHRVLNLDLQLLEMEGVDNRVADISNAGQVYDVMTSYAGFDELDPGTGVPAFDAVVHFAAVPRILLKPDNECFRVNTLGTYNVIDAAVKFGVRKIIFASSETSYGVCFADGERKPDYIPIDEEHPTVPEDSYAMSKVVNEVTARSFQRRSGFDIYGIRINNVIEPHEYAQDFPAYMADPDMRRRNIFAYIDARDLGHLVDRCLAVNGLGYEVFNASNDNHSVGLTTSEIIARYYDGVPQKADMAEDETFYSNKKAKRLLGFTPRHDWRHYL, translated from the coding sequence ATGCGGGTTTTGTTCACAGGTGGTGCCGGCAAGGCCGGACGACACGCAGTTCAATATCTGGTGGAACAAGGTCATCGGGTTCTGAATCTCGACCTTCAGCTTTTGGAAATGGAAGGCGTCGACAACCGCGTTGCAGACATTTCGAATGCCGGTCAGGTGTATGATGTCATGACAAGCTATGCCGGTTTTGACGAACTTGATCCTGGTACAGGGGTGCCGGCGTTTGATGCGGTTGTACATTTTGCGGCGGTTCCACGTATTTTGCTGAAACCCGACAACGAGTGTTTTCGCGTCAACACGTTGGGCACCTATAACGTGATCGATGCGGCTGTGAAGTTCGGTGTCCGAAAAATCATCTTTGCCAGCTCGGAGACTTCTTACGGTGTGTGCTTTGCGGATGGCGAGCGCAAGCCGGATTACATTCCGATCGATGAAGAGCATCCCACGGTGCCCGAAGACAGTTATGCGATGTCCAAAGTGGTAAATGAAGTGACGGCGCGTAGCTTTCAGCGCCGGAGTGGTTTTGATATCTACGGCATCCGCATCAACAACGTAATCGAACCACACGAATATGCGCAGGACTTTCCCGCATATATGGCAGATCCGGACATGCGGCGGCGCAATATCTTTGCCTACATCGATGCGCGCGATCTGGGACATCTGGTGGACCGTTGCCTTGCTGTTAATGGGCTTGGCTACGAGGTTTTCAATGCCTCAAATGACAATCATTCGGTTGGTTTGACGACATCTGAGATCATCGCGCGCTATTACGATGGTGTTCCCCAAAAAGCGGACATGGCCGAAGACGAGACATTCTATTCGAACAAAAAGGCCAAGCGTTTGCTTGGCTTTACGCCGCGACATGACTGGCGTCATTACCTCTAG